Proteins from a single region of Desulfolutivibrio sulfoxidireducens:
- the lepB gene encoding signal peptidase I, with protein sequence MNPRWHKTLLEYIEALAVALILALIIRTFVVQAFKIPSGSMLDTLQIGDHLLVNKFLYGVRIPFTGTTLINVDEPKHGDIIVFEFPEDTDKDFIKRIIGLPGDVIEIKDKEVYRNGEKLVEPYIRHTDPRITPRRDNFGPLTVPDNKYFCMGDNRDESYDSRFWGFVERDKIKGKAWIIYWSWDGFPNVRFDRIGMLVK encoded by the coding sequence ATGAATCCCAGATGGCACAAAACCCTGCTTGAATACATCGAGGCCCTGGCCGTAGCCTTGATCCTGGCCCTGATCATCCGCACCTTCGTGGTCCAGGCCTTCAAGATCCCCTCGGGCTCCATGCTCGACACGTTGCAGATCGGCGACCACCTCCTGGTCAACAAGTTCCTCTACGGAGTAAGGATACCCTTCACCGGAACAACCCTGATCAACGTGGATGAGCCCAAGCACGGCGACATCATCGTCTTTGAATTCCCCGAGGACACGGACAAGGACTTCATCAAACGCATCATCGGCCTGCCCGGGGACGTCATCGAGATCAAGGACAAAGAGGTCTACCGCAACGGGGAGAAGCTCGTCGAACCCTACATCCGCCACACCGACCCGCGCATCACCCCCCGCCGGGACAATTTCGGCCCGCTGACCGTGCCCGACAACAAATACTTCTGCATGGGCGACAACCGCGACGAGTCCTACGACTCACGGTTCTGGGGGTTCGTGGAGCGGGACAAGATCAAGGGCAAGGCCTGGATCATCTACTGGTCCTGGGACGGCTTCCCCAACGTGCGCTTCGACCGCATCGGCATGCTGGTCAAGTGA
- a CDS encoding YifB family Mg chelatase-like AAA ATPase: MPVRVATAALLGIDALPVELEVDLVRQGLPAFAMVGLAEGAVRESRERVLSALKNSGYKLPPARITVNLAPADMRKEGSAYDLPLAAALLAAAGVLPQNAADGFFLAGELSLSGEIKPVPGILPVAVTARAAGARGLLVPRDNAREAAVVRDLPVYGLTSLAEAVDFLSGETTLPPEPLPEPSANADPGDFGVDFSEVKGQQHAKRAVEIAAAGGHNLLFVGPPGSGKTMLAKRIPTVLPPLRFDEALEVTKIYSVAGQLPRQAALVETRPFRSPHHTISDAGLIGGGSHPRPGEVSMAHKGVLFLDELPEFKKSVLEVLRQPLEDGKVTIARAAMSLTYPADFMLVAALNPCPCGYLGDPRHECTCTEPQIQRYRSRLSGPLLDRIDLQVEVPAVPYKELRQEASPVDSAAMRDRVLAARERQAARYAGTPMHVNAELSGIRLSTCCRLTDEEHRFLEGAVRRLGLSARSHTRILRIARTIADLDGDAGIRVEHLAEAVNLRGLDRQREG, encoded by the coding sequence ATGCCCGTCCGGGTCGCCACCGCCGCCCTCTTGGGCATCGACGCCTTGCCGGTCGAACTGGAGGTGGACCTTGTCCGGCAGGGACTGCCCGCCTTCGCCATGGTCGGGCTGGCCGAGGGCGCGGTGCGCGAAAGCCGGGAACGGGTCCTTTCGGCCCTGAAAAACAGCGGCTACAAACTCCCCCCCGCGCGCATCACCGTCAACCTTGCCCCGGCGGACATGCGCAAGGAAGGCAGCGCCTACGACCTGCCCCTGGCCGCCGCCCTTCTGGCCGCCGCCGGAGTCCTGCCCCAAAACGCCGCCGATGGCTTTTTTTTGGCCGGAGAACTGTCGCTCTCGGGCGAGATCAAACCCGTGCCGGGCATCCTGCCCGTGGCCGTCACGGCCCGCGCGGCCGGGGCCAGGGGCCTGCTCGTGCCCAGGGACAACGCCCGGGAGGCGGCCGTGGTCCGGGACCTGCCGGTCTACGGCCTGACCAGCCTGGCCGAGGCCGTGGATTTTTTAAGCGGCGAGACCACCCTTCCCCCCGAACCCCTGCCCGAACCCTCCGCAAACGCCGATCCCGGGGATTTCGGGGTGGACTTCTCCGAGGTCAAGGGCCAGCAGCACGCCAAACGGGCCGTGGAGATCGCCGCGGCCGGCGGGCATAACCTGCTTTTCGTGGGACCTCCGGGCAGCGGCAAGACCATGCTGGCCAAGCGCATCCCCACGGTGCTCCCCCCCTTGCGCTTCGACGAGGCCCTGGAGGTCACGAAGATCTACAGCGTGGCCGGGCAACTGCCGCGTCAGGCCGCCCTGGTCGAGACCCGCCCTTTTCGCTCCCCGCACCACACCATCTCCGACGCGGGACTTATCGGCGGCGGCAGCCACCCACGGCCCGGCGAGGTGTCCATGGCCCACAAGGGCGTCTTATTTCTGGACGAACTGCCGGAATTCAAGAAATCCGTGCTGGAGGTCCTGCGCCAGCCCCTGGAGGACGGGAAGGTGACCATCGCCCGGGCGGCCATGTCCCTGACCTACCCGGCCGATTTCATGCTGGTGGCCGCGCTCAACCCCTGCCCCTGCGGCTACCTGGGCGATCCGCGCCACGAATGCACCTGCACCGAACCCCAGATCCAGCGTTACCGCTCGCGCCTGTCCGGGCCGCTTCTGGACCGCATCGACCTGCAGGTGGAGGTCCCGGCCGTGCCGTACAAGGAACTGCGGCAGGAGGCCTCGCCCGTGGATTCGGCGGCCATGCGGGACCGGGTGCTGGCGGCCAGGGAGCGGCAGGCCGCGCGCTACGCCGGCACGCCCATGCATGTCAACGCCGAGCTCTCCGGGATACGCCTTTCCACCTGCTGCCGCCTCACCGACGAGGAACACCGGTTTCTGGAGGGCGCGGTACGCCGCCTGGGCCTGTCGGCCCGCTCGCACACGCGTATCCTGCGCATTGCGCGGACCATCGCGGACCTGGACGGCGACGCCGGCATCCGGGTCGAGCATCTGGCCGAGGCCGTGAATTTGCGGGGGCTGGACAGGCAGAGGGAGGGGTAG
- a CDS encoding NAD-dependent succinate-semialdehyde dehydrogenase, with protein sequence MQSINPATGQIIRDYPEHGPAELAAILDDVAKAARDFSRTTFAERARCMTALAELLAAEAATHARLITLEMGKLLREAEAEIRKCSLVCDYYAGRAEAMLAPMPVLTAVASSVVAFEPLGVIMGIMPWNFPFWQAIRFAAPAIMAGNAVVLKHAPNVCGCALAVEDLFRRAGFPENVFRALLIPVDMTEAVLAHPAVRGVSLTGSVRAGRSVAALAGKHLKKSVLELGGSDPCIVLADADLALAARTGAAARLQGCGQVCIASKRFIVVKEVAERFTELLVAAMSRYEPGDPMDPGTTLGPMAREDLRAALAVQIRTCVDMGARLALGGHVVDRPGFFHEPTLLCDVARGMPAYGEEMFGPAAALLVAEDPARALFLANDTPYGLGAGIWTADRDLAMSLARRVEAGTVTINGMTKSEPALPFGGVKNSGYGRELSEFGIREFVNIKTIRTF encoded by the coding sequence GTGCAAAGCATCAATCCGGCCACAGGCCAGATCATCCGGGACTATCCCGAACACGGCCCGGCCGAACTCGCGGCCATTTTGGACGATGTGGCCAAGGCCGCCCGGGACTTTTCCCGGACCACGTTTGCCGAACGCGCCCGGTGCATGACGGCCCTGGCCGAGTTGCTCGCGGCCGAGGCCGCGACCCACGCCCGGCTGATCACCCTGGAGATGGGCAAGCTTTTGCGCGAGGCCGAGGCCGAGATCAGAAAGTGCTCACTGGTGTGCGACTACTATGCCGGCCGGGCCGAGGCCATGCTGGCGCCCATGCCGGTGCTTACGGCCGTGGCCTCGTCCGTGGTGGCCTTCGAGCCGCTGGGGGTCATTATGGGCATCATGCCCTGGAATTTTCCCTTCTGGCAGGCCATCCGCTTCGCGGCCCCGGCGATCATGGCCGGAAACGCCGTGGTCCTCAAGCACGCCCCCAACGTCTGCGGCTGTGCGCTGGCCGTGGAGGACCTGTTCCGCCGGGCGGGTTTCCCGGAGAACGTCTTTCGCGCCCTTCTGATTCCGGTGGACATGACCGAGGCCGTCCTGGCCCATCCGGCGGTGCGCGGGGTGAGCCTGACGGGCAGCGTCCGGGCCGGCCGGAGCGTGGCCGCGTTGGCCGGGAAGCATCTCAAAAAAAGCGTGCTGGAGCTTGGCGGATCGGACCCGTGCATCGTGCTGGCCGACGCCGACCTGGCCTTGGCCGCGCGCACCGGCGCGGCGGCCCGGCTTCAGGGCTGCGGCCAGGTGTGCATCGCCTCCAAACGGTTCATTGTGGTGAAGGAAGTGGCCGAACGGTTCACGGAGCTTCTGGTCGCGGCCATGTCCCGCTACGAGCCCGGGGACCCCATGGACCCGGGCACGACCCTTGGCCCCATGGCCCGGGAGGATTTGCGGGCGGCCCTTGCGGTCCAGATCCGGACGTGTGTGGACATGGGCGCGCGGCTGGCGCTTGGCGGCCACGTGGTGGACCGGCCGGGATTTTTCCACGAGCCCACGCTGTTGTGCGACGTGGCCAGGGGCATGCCGGCCTACGGGGAGGAGATGTTCGGCCCGGCGGCGGCCCTTTTGGTGGCCGAGGACCCGGCGCGGGCCCTTTTCCTGGCCAACGACACGCCGTACGGCCTTGGCGCGGGCATCTGGACGGCGGACCGGGACCTGGCCATGTCCCTGGCCCGGCGCGTCGAGGCCGGGACCGTGACCATAAACGGCATGACCAAGTCGGAACCGGCGTTGCCGTTCGGCGGGGTCAAAAATTCCGGCTACGGCCGGGAGCTGTCGGAGTTCGGCATCCGGGAGTTCGTGAACATCAAGACTATCCGAACGTTTTGA
- a CDS encoding AI-2E family transporter translates to MVFDDRPFTFDRVTRLALTAGLLWGIVTLLGYLSDVLAPFAVALVLAYLLNPLANLLERRLKNRTLAVIAALVAVVLAGAALFVLVVPMIVGEMTRMGRLLSDVMNNSDLARRAAERLPPDLWNAVKDLAARDDVRAWFAQNDVVGLVREAASRILPGVWGVISGTADVILGLAGVFVVGLYLVFLLLDYRKVRHWRDYVPERYRESAVGFVSDFEAYMNRYFRAQALLAAAVGVVCAVGFSLVGLPLAIVLGLFVGLLSMVPYLQLLSVPLAVMLGMVHCLETDMGFGTVLALIGLVYVVAQVVQDVFLGPRIMGKAMGLSPVLMLLSLSVWGKLLGFLGLLIALPMTCLCLAWYRRLVPAPVSAPAPEGEGPVSER, encoded by the coding sequence ATGGTTTTCGACGACAGGCCCTTCACCTTCGACCGCGTGACGCGCCTGGCCCTGACGGCCGGGCTCCTGTGGGGGATCGTTACTCTTCTCGGCTACCTAAGCGACGTCCTGGCCCCCTTTGCCGTGGCCCTGGTCCTGGCCTATCTGCTCAACCCCCTGGCCAATCTTCTGGAGCGCCGCCTGAAAAACCGCACCCTGGCCGTGATCGCGGCCCTGGTCGCGGTGGTGCTGGCGGGTGCGGCCCTGTTCGTGCTCGTGGTCCCCATGATCGTGGGCGAGATGACCCGCATGGGCCGGCTTTTGTCCGACGTCATGAACAATTCCGATCTGGCCCGGCGCGCCGCCGAACGCCTGCCTCCGGACCTGTGGAATGCGGTCAAGGACCTGGCGGCCCGGGACGACGTGCGGGCCTGGTTCGCCCAAAACGATGTGGTGGGCCTTGTGCGCGAGGCCGCAAGCCGCATCCTGCCCGGGGTGTGGGGGGTTATAAGCGGCACGGCGGACGTGATCCTGGGGCTGGCCGGGGTGTTCGTGGTGGGGCTGTATCTGGTTTTTTTGCTGCTCGACTACCGCAAGGTGCGCCACTGGCGCGACTATGTGCCCGAGCGCTACCGGGAATCGGCCGTGGGTTTCGTCTCGGATTTCGAGGCCTACATGAACCGTTATTTCCGGGCCCAGGCCCTTCTGGCCGCGGCCGTGGGGGTGGTGTGCGCCGTGGGGTTCTCCCTGGTGGGGCTGCCGCTGGCCATCGTGCTTGGGCTTTTCGTGGGGCTTTTGAGCATGGTGCCCTATCTGCAACTGCTGTCCGTGCCCCTGGCGGTCATGCTCGGGATGGTCCACTGCCTGGAGACGGACATGGGATTCGGCACGGTGCTGGCGCTTATCGGGCTGGTGTACGTCGTGGCCCAGGTGGTCCAGGACGTGTTTCTGGGGCCGCGCATCATGGGCAAGGCCATGGGCCTTTCGCCGGTGTTGATGCTTCTGTCCTTGTCGGTGTGGGGCAAGCTTCTGGGCTTTCTGGGGTTGCTTATCGCCCTGCCCATGACCTGCCTGTGCCTGGCGTGGTACCGGCGGCTGGTGCCGGCGCCCGTATCGGCCCCGGCTCCGGAAGGGGAAGGCCCGGTCTCCGAGAGGTGA
- the rfbA gene encoding glucose-1-phosphate thymidylyltransferase RfbA, protein MKGIILAGGSGTRLYPITRVVSKQLLPIYDKPMIYYPLSVLMLAGIREILVISTPIDLPRFQEMFGDGSQLGLSLSYKVQPNPEGLAQAFILGKEFIGSDTVCLVLGDNIFHGHGLAEVLQRSAKLQSGGIVFGYKVRDPKRYGVVEFDASHRVISIEEKPEKPKSKYAVTGLYFYDNDVVSIAEGLTPSPRGELEITDVNNAYLKRGDLKVEFLGRGYAWLDTGTHESLLQAASFVQVIQDRQGVKVACLEEIAFRMGYIDVDTLEHLAADMLKNDYGQYLMEVVRDARTD, encoded by the coding sequence ATGAAGGGAATCATCCTGGCCGGCGGCTCCGGCACCAGACTCTACCCCATCACCCGGGTGGTCAGCAAACAGCTCCTGCCCATCTACGACAAGCCCATGATCTACTACCCCCTGTCCGTGCTCATGCTGGCCGGCATCAGGGAGATACTCGTCATCTCCACCCCGATCGACCTGCCACGTTTTCAGGAGATGTTCGGCGACGGCTCGCAGCTTGGCCTGTCTTTATCCTACAAGGTCCAGCCCAACCCCGAAGGCCTGGCCCAGGCCTTCATCCTGGGCAAGGAGTTCATCGGCTCCGACACCGTGTGCCTCGTCCTCGGCGACAACATCTTTCACGGCCACGGCCTGGCCGAGGTCCTGCAACGCTCGGCCAAACTCCAAAGCGGCGGCATCGTCTTCGGCTACAAGGTCCGCGACCCCAAACGCTACGGCGTGGTGGAGTTCGACGCCAGCCACCGGGTCATCAGCATCGAGGAAAAACCCGAAAAACCCAAATCCAAATACGCCGTCACCGGCCTCTACTTCTACGATAACGACGTGGTCTCCATCGCCGAGGGTCTCACACCCTCCCCGCGCGGTGAACTGGAAATCACCGACGTCAACAACGCCTACCTCAAACGTGGCGACCTCAAGGTCGAATTCCTCGGCCGGGGCTATGCCTGGCTCGATACCGGCACCCACGAATCCCTGCTCCAGGCCGCAAGTTTCGTCCAGGTCATCCAGGACCGCCAGGGCGTCAAGGTCGCCTGCCTGGAGGAAATCGCCTTCCGTATGGGATATATCGACGTCGACACCCTGGAACACCTGGCTGCCGATATGCTCAAAAACGACTACGGCCAATACCTCATGGAAGTGGTCCGCGACGCCCGGACAGACTGA
- the lepA gene encoding translation elongation factor 4, producing MDTSVIRNFSIIAHIDHGKSTLADRILEVTGLLTARDMREQYLDRMDLERERGITIKAQTVRIPYTAADGKNYILNLIDTPGHVDFSYEVSRSLSACEGALLVVDATQGVEAQTLANVYLALDHDLEVVPVLNKIDLQSADVEGVKAQIEEGIGLDCHDALAVSAKTGMGVPEVLERIIAQIPPPKGDADAPLQALIFDSWYDSYQGVVVLFRIMHGGIALGQKIRIFSTNAVYEVTRLGAFSPGPVDIASMGPGEVGYLCASMKNLRDARVGDTITGARNPAPAPLPGFKDVKPMVFCGLYPVEAAEYEILKSALEKLQLNDAAFTYEPETSQALGFGFRCGFLGLLHMEIIQERLEREFGATLIATAPSVIYKVDKTDGTVLYIDNPSKLPKSQEIATLSEPYVRMEIHSPNEYVGGVFKLCEEKRGIQKDIKYLTSTRVIITYEMPFAEIVYDFFDRLKSATKGYASLDYEIIDHRASDLVRLDIMINGDPVDALATIVHREKSYPYGRSLALKLKRAIPRQLFEVIIQAAIGTKIIARERNSPLRKNVIAKCYGGDITRKRKLLEKQKEGKRRMKRMGNVEIPQEAFLAALKAGDDS from the coding sequence ATGGATACGTCGGTCATTCGCAACTTCAGCATCATCGCCCACATCGATCACGGCAAGTCCACCCTTGCCGACCGCATTCTTGAAGTCACCGGCCTTTTGACGGCGCGGGACATGCGCGAGCAATACCTGGACCGCATGGACCTGGAGCGGGAACGGGGCATCACCATCAAGGCCCAGACCGTGCGCATCCCGTATACGGCCGCCGATGGCAAAAACTACATCTTGAACCTCATCGACACCCCGGGCCACGTGGACTTCAGCTACGAGGTCTCCCGAAGCCTTTCGGCCTGCGAGGGCGCGCTTCTGGTCGTCGACGCCACCCAGGGCGTGGAGGCCCAGACCCTGGCCAACGTCTATCTGGCCCTGGATCACGACCTGGAAGTCGTTCCGGTCTTAAACAAGATCGACCTGCAAAGCGCGGATGTCGAGGGGGTCAAGGCCCAGATCGAGGAGGGCATCGGCCTGGACTGCCACGACGCGTTGGCCGTGAGCGCCAAGACCGGCATGGGCGTGCCCGAGGTCCTGGAACGCATCATCGCCCAGATACCGCCGCCCAAGGGCGACGCCGACGCGCCGCTTCAGGCCCTTATCTTCGACTCCTGGTACGACTCCTACCAGGGCGTGGTGGTGCTCTTCCGGATCATGCACGGCGGCATCGCGCTGGGCCAGAAGATCCGCATCTTTTCCACGAACGCGGTCTACGAGGTGACCCGGCTCGGGGCCTTCTCCCCCGGTCCGGTGGACATCGCCTCCATGGGGCCGGGCGAGGTCGGGTACCTGTGCGCCAGCATGAAAAACCTGCGCGACGCCCGGGTGGGCGACACCATAACCGGGGCCCGGAACCCGGCCCCCGCCCCCCTGCCCGGCTTCAAGGACGTCAAGCCCATGGTCTTTTGCGGGCTGTATCCGGTCGAGGCCGCGGAATACGAGATACTCAAGTCGGCCCTGGAAAAACTGCAGTTAAACGACGCGGCCTTCACCTACGAACCCGAGACCTCCCAGGCCCTGGGCTTCGGCTTCCGTTGCGGCTTCCTCGGGCTTTTGCACATGGAGATCATCCAGGAGCGCCTGGAGCGGGAATTCGGGGCCACGCTCATCGCCACGGCCCCCTCGGTCATCTACAAGGTGGACAAGACCGACGGCACGGTGCTTTATATCGACAACCCGAGCAAGCTGCCCAAGTCCCAGGAGATCGCCACCCTGTCCGAGCCCTATGTGCGCATGGAGATCCACTCGCCGAACGAATACGTGGGCGGCGTGTTCAAACTGTGCGAGGAAAAACGCGGCATCCAGAAGGACATCAAATACCTGACCTCGACCCGGGTGATCATCACCTACGAAATGCCCTTCGCCGAGATCGTCTACGACTTCTTCGACCGCTTAAAATCCGCCACCAAGGGCTACGCGTCGCTCGACTACGAGATCATCGACCACCGGGCCTCGGATCTGGTGCGCCTGGACATCATGATCAACGGCGACCCCGTGGACGCCCTGGCCACCATCGTGCACCGGGAGAAATCCTACCCCTACGGCCGGTCCCTGGCCTTAAAGCTCAAACGCGCCATCCCCCGCCAGCTCTTCGAGGTCATCATCCAGGCGGCCATCGGCACCAAGATCATCGCCCGGGAACGCAATTCCCCCCTGCGCAAGAACGTCATCGCCAAGTGCTACGGCGGCGACATCACGCGCAAACGCAAGCTTCTGGAGAAACAGAAGGAAGGCAAACGCCGCATGAAGCGGATGGGCAACGTGGAAATCCCCCAGGAGGCCTTCCTGGCCGCGCTCAAGGCCGGGGACGACTCCTGA
- a CDS encoding MogA/MoaB family molybdenum cofactor biosynthesis protein has protein sequence MGMTQTGLVVRGPFETARDERFLLAGPDAATLTDRVLRGSPEDGPGLLRARAGTVYLDGAGEPAVQVLGTYFWPDATGLYRSAMSCRALRPCLFPDGETRLAPTLSGTSLAWITLSDKGAAGKRTDESGPLIATMLAERGQVSLVRGQVIPDDPDLLRSLLTDLTLNQGFDLVVTTGGTGLGPRDFTPEATRAVIDKRLPGFEAAMLSASLAKTPHGAISRAVAGTLGHSIVVNLPGSPKAVRENFAAVLPALRHALDKLQGDPSDCAAVAKPGHG, from the coding sequence ATGGGCATGACGCAGACGGGCCTTGTGGTGCGCGGTCCCTTCGAGACGGCGCGGGATGAGCGGTTTCTTCTCGCCGGTCCGGATGCGGCGACGCTGACGGACCGGGTGCTTCGGGGTAGCCCGGAGGACGGCCCGGGGCTTTTGCGGGCCAGGGCCGGCACGGTGTATCTGGACGGGGCCGGGGAACCGGCCGTGCAGGTTCTGGGGACGTATTTCTGGCCGGATGCGACGGGCCTTTACCGGTCGGCGATGTCCTGCCGGGCGCTTCGGCCCTGCCTGTTCCCGGACGGCGAGACGCGGCTTGCGCCCACGCTTTCGGGCACGAGTCTGGCCTGGATCACCTTAAGCGACAAGGGCGCGGCCGGGAAGCGCACGGACGAGAGCGGGCCGCTGATCGCGACCATGCTGGCCGAGCGGGGCCAGGTCAGCCTGGTTCGGGGGCAGGTCATCCCCGACGATCCGGACCTTTTGCGATCGCTTCTGACCGATCTGACCCTCAATCAGGGCTTTGACCTGGTGGTGACCACGGGAGGCACGGGCCTTGGCCCCCGGGATTTCACGCCAGAGGCCACGCGCGCGGTCATCGACAAACGCCTGCCCGGGTTCGAGGCGGCCATGCTTTCGGCCTCCCTGGCCAAGACCCCGCACGGGGCCATTTCCCGGGCCGTGGCCGGGACGCTTGGGCACAGCATCGTCGTCAACCTGCCGGGCAGCCCCAAGGCGGTGCGCGAAAACTTCGCGGCCGTGCTTCCGGCGTTGCGCCACGCCCTGGACAAGCTGCAGGGCGACCCGTCCGACTGCGCGGCCGTGGCCAAACCTGGGCATGGGTAG